From the genome of uncultured Bacteroides sp.:
TTAACCGAAGAGGTGACGAGGCAACAGGATGGTCGCGTGCATGGAAAATGAATTTCTGGTCGAGACTAGGTGACGGTAATCGTGCTTATAAATTATTTAAAAGCCTGCTTACTCCAAGTTATCAACCAGAAACACCAAGTAAAAGAGGCGGAGGAACATTTCCTAACTTATTCTGTGCACATCCTCCTTTCCAGATTGACGGGAACTTTGGCGGTGCAGCCGGAATAATGGAAATGTTACTTCAAAGTCACGAAGGATTTATCAATCTTTTACCAGCTATTCCAACTAGTTGGGATGAAGGAACTTTCAACGGCTTAAAAGTGCGTGGAGGAGCTACTGTTGATGTTTCCTGGAAAAATGGAAAGCCCACATTTGCTACTATTAAATCGGCCTATGGAGGAACTTATAAGCTAAAAGTTCCGGAAAGTGTAACAACTGTACAAGTTAAAGGAAAAGGGATTAATAAAAAATTCAGCAAAGAAAAATTTATAGAAATCCCGATATACAAAGGAGCTAGTGTAGAGGTCAGTTTTAAGTAATAAAATCAATTTTAATTATACAAAGGGAATGTTCTGTTTATGAATATTCCCTTTTACTATTTATATTTTTGAGATTAATCCCCGAAAACAAAAAGTAATCTATTTTGTAAAATAGTATTAATATTTTATACAATGGATAGTTATTTAGAATTTAAATTGTTTAAATACGCTTTTAGTATTGAATGCTTAAGAATTTATTCCTATTTTTGTACCAGAATCACTTAAAATTATATCAATGGAATATTTTCAGTTTATTTTAGACTTTGTTCTTCATATAGATGATCAATTACCCCTACTAATAGAGCAATACGGCACTTGGATTTATGCAATTCTTTTTTTCCTTATTTTTCTTGAAACAGGATTTGTTGTAACTCCTTTTTTACCTGGTGACTCTTTATTATTTGTTGCAGGAACATTAGCTACAGTATCAACCAACCACATGAACATACATTTACTGGTTCTTATGCTAATTATTGCAGCTGTATTGGGAGATGCATCCAACTACGTTATAGGCCGATATTTTGGGACCAGGCTTTTCAGTAACCCAAATTCTAAGATTTTTAAACAAAAATATTTAGAACAGACTCATGCTTTTTATGAAAAACATGGTGGTAAAACAATTATTTTAGCTAGATTTGTTCCAATAGTACGCACATTTGCTCC
Proteins encoded in this window:
- a CDS encoding DedA family protein → MEYFQFILDFVLHIDDQLPLLIEQYGTWIYAILFFLIFLETGFVVTPFLPGDSLLFVAGTLATVSTNHMNIHLLVLMLIIAAVLGDASNYVIGRYFGTRLFSNPNSKIFKQKYLEQTHAFYEKHGGKTIILARFVPIVRTFAPFVAGMGHMSYRHFAHYNIVGGVVWVTLITYIGYFLGSLEIVQKNLEIMIISIVIISILPAIIEIWKSKRKNKAA